A genomic window from Aurantimicrobium photophilum includes:
- a CDS encoding MFS transporter yields MDYGAIQRRSLRVLATGQVLGGLGMGAAFSLGSLLTASVGGSPAFAGLSATMSTLGTALFAIPLARLAGRVGRRFALATGGAIGLVGAIMVIVSASLNNLPLLLASMLTLGAGGAVNLQTRFAAADLAKPETRARDLSLVVWATTIGVVAGPNLVGPGDLLGEKLGLPALTGAFAIAAVAQLLSAILYLSALRPDPLLIARARASSEGGVQTPPRRGFGVAIRILAESPAAAVAVFALAMSHATMVAVMAMTPVHLALHGVIIPLIGLTISLHTAGMYAFSPVFGWLADRIGRTPVILIGQAILLLSLLVNFSAPDSVLAVTIALILLGLGWSAATVASSALLTESVAAQDRTTVQGFSDTVMSLAGAGGGALAGLVLAAVGYGLLNIWVITLVLFVVIAVLSLGWRTKASATA; encoded by the coding sequence ATGGACTACGGGGCAATACAACGACGCTCGTTGCGCGTACTTGCCACCGGTCAGGTTCTCGGTGGTCTCGGAATGGGTGCCGCGTTCTCCCTTGGGTCGCTGCTGACGGCTTCTGTCGGCGGTTCACCTGCATTTGCCGGACTTTCCGCCACCATGTCCACGTTGGGTACAGCACTCTTTGCTATTCCCCTTGCGCGTCTAGCTGGTCGGGTTGGACGACGTTTTGCCTTGGCAACCGGAGGTGCAATCGGCCTCGTTGGCGCAATCATGGTCATCGTTTCAGCTTCGCTGAACAACCTCCCGCTTCTACTTGCCAGCATGCTCACCCTCGGTGCTGGTGGCGCTGTGAACTTGCAAACCCGCTTCGCTGCAGCTGATCTGGCAAAGCCAGAAACCCGAGCACGCGATCTGTCTTTGGTGGTGTGGGCAACAACGATTGGTGTTGTTGCCGGGCCCAACCTGGTTGGTCCGGGTGACCTTCTGGGGGAGAAGCTGGGACTACCTGCCCTCACCGGAGCATTCGCCATTGCGGCGGTTGCCCAGTTACTTTCCGCGATTTTGTATCTTTCTGCACTGCGTCCAGATCCCCTTCTTATTGCCAGAGCGAGAGCGTCTTCTGAAGGTGGAGTCCAGACACCTCCTCGTCGAGGTTTTGGCGTGGCCATTCGCATTCTTGCTGAATCGCCGGCAGCAGCTGTTGCTGTCTTTGCTTTAGCCATGAGCCACGCCACCATGGTGGCGGTAATGGCGATGACGCCAGTTCACCTGGCCTTGCATGGTGTGATTATTCCCCTGATTGGGTTGACCATCAGTTTGCACACCGCGGGGATGTATGCGTTCTCACCAGTGTTTGGTTGGTTGGCAGACCGCATTGGTCGAACACCCGTCATTCTGATTGGACAAGCAATCCTGTTGTTGTCGTTGCTGGTGAACTTCTCTGCACCAGATTCTGTCCTCGCGGTGACCATTGCCCTGATTTTGTTGGGACTGGGGTGGTCGGCAGCAACAGTGGCCTCCAGTGCACTGTTGACCGAGTCCGTTGCTGCCCAGGACCGCACCACCGTTCAAGGGTTCTCTGACACCGTGATGAGCTTGGCAGGTGCAGGCGGCGGGGCTTTGGCGGGACTCGTTCTTGCTGCCGTGGGCTATGGGCTTCTCAATATCTGGGTAATTACCCTGGTCCTCTTCGTGGTGATTGCCGTGCTCTCGCTCGGCTGGCGCACCAAGGCATCTGCCACGGCTTAA
- a CDS encoding proline--tRNA ligase, giving the protein MPTRLSHLFLRTLREDPAEAEVTSHKLLLRAGYIRRQAPGVFAWLPLGLRVKAKVEKIIREEMTAAGAQEVHFPALLPKEPYEVTGRWTEYGDGIFRLKDRKDADYLLAPTHEEVFTLLVKDLYNSYKDLPVCLYQIQDKYRDEARPRAGLLRGREFTMKDAYSFDVSDEGLAESYQAQRDAYERIFTRLGLDYVIVKADAGAMGGSRSEEFLHPTEVGEDSFVRSAGGYTANIEAFTTVVPPSIPIEGQPAARVFDSPNTPTIDTLVDHLNATEPREDGRQWTAADTLKNVVLALTHLDGTRELISIGLPGDRDVELARVEVAFAPAAVEAATEEDFAKNKNLVKGYIGPWSEKGAVLGSEGTSKIRYFVDPRVVDGSAWVTGANVDQKHVLNVVAGRDFNADGVVEASDVRAGDPAPDGSGPVEIARGMEIGHVFQLGRKYAEALGLKVLDENGKLVTVTMGSYGIGVTRILAVIAETNNDEKGLIWPANVSPFDIHVIATGKDDEVFEAAEKIVAELEDARYEVLYDDRPKVSPGVKFGDAELIGVPTIVIVGKGLADGVVELWDRRSNERTSVPVADVLKHIK; this is encoded by the coding sequence GTGCCTACACGTCTTTCACACCTATTCCTCCGTACGCTGCGCGAAGATCCTGCTGAAGCAGAAGTAACCAGTCACAAGCTGTTGCTTCGCGCCGGTTACATTCGCCGCCAGGCCCCTGGAGTTTTCGCCTGGTTGCCGCTGGGTCTGCGCGTAAAGGCCAAGGTTGAGAAGATCATCCGTGAAGAGATGACTGCTGCCGGTGCTCAGGAAGTTCACTTCCCTGCACTGCTGCCCAAGGAGCCTTACGAAGTTACCGGTCGTTGGACCGAATACGGCGACGGCATCTTCCGCCTGAAGGACCGCAAGGACGCGGACTATCTGCTTGCTCCCACCCACGAAGAGGTCTTCACTCTTCTGGTGAAGGATCTCTACAACTCCTACAAAGACTTGCCGGTGTGCCTGTATCAAATCCAGGACAAGTACCGCGATGAGGCACGTCCTCGCGCAGGCCTCCTGCGTGGACGTGAATTCACCATGAAGGACGCATACTCCTTCGATGTCTCTGACGAGGGTCTCGCCGAGAGCTACCAAGCTCAGCGTGACGCGTATGAGCGCATCTTCACTCGTCTCGGTCTCGACTACGTCATTGTGAAGGCTGATGCCGGCGCCATGGGTGGCTCTCGCTCAGAAGAGTTCCTTCACCCCACTGAGGTGGGCGAAGACTCCTTCGTGCGCTCTGCAGGTGGATACACCGCCAACATTGAAGCCTTCACTACGGTTGTTCCACCTTCGATTCCTATCGAAGGTCAGCCTGCGGCACGTGTGTTTGATTCCCCCAACACTCCCACGATTGACACTCTTGTTGATCACCTCAACGCCACCGAGCCTCGTGAAGATGGCCGACAGTGGACTGCTGCTGACACGCTCAAGAACGTTGTACTGGCCCTGACTCACCTCGACGGCACTCGTGAGCTGATTTCGATCGGTCTTCCTGGTGACCGTGATGTTGAGCTGGCTCGTGTTGAGGTTGCCTTCGCTCCTGCTGCTGTTGAAGCAGCAACCGAAGAGGACTTCGCCAAGAACAAGAATCTGGTCAAGGGCTACATCGGCCCCTGGTCCGAAAAGGGTGCTGTTCTGGGCTCCGAAGGCACCTCCAAGATTCGCTACTTCGTTGATCCTCGTGTTGTCGATGGCAGCGCGTGGGTGACCGGTGCGAACGTGGACCAGAAGCACGTATTGAACGTTGTTGCCGGTCGTGACTTCAATGCTGACGGTGTTGTTGAAGCTTCTGATGTGCGCGCGGGTGACCCAGCACCAGATGGTTCGGGGCCTGTCGAGATTGCTCGCGGTATGGAAATCGGTCACGTGTTCCAACTGGGACGCAAATACGCCGAGGCGCTGGGGCTCAAGGTTCTGGATGAAAACGGCAAGCTCGTCACCGTCACCATGGGTTCCTACGGAATTGGTGTGACCCGTATCCTCGCGGTTATCGCGGAGACCAACAACGACGAGAAGGGCCTGATCTGGCCTGCCAATGTCTCACCCTTTGATATTCACGTCATTGCCACCGGCAAGGACGATGAAGTGTTCGAAGCAGCAGAGAAGATCGTGGCTGAGCTGGAAGATGCTCGCTACGAAGTTCTCTATGACGACCGTCCCAAGGTCTCTCCCGGTGTGAAGTTCGGTGACGCTGAACTCATCGGTGTTCCTACGATTGTCATCGTGGGTAAGGGTCTTGCCGACGGCGTTGTTGAGCTGTGGGATCGTCGCAGTAACGAACGCACCAGCGTTCCCGTTGCTGACGTGCTCAAGCACATCAAGTAA
- the nusA gene encoding transcription termination factor NusA: protein MDIDLRVLKLMETEKGIPFDELVEIIEQAILTAYQKHMVQAEPRVAPVKNPKSATGLGGGAGSADTDTPRAPRVAPELPEARVELDRKTGIVTIFVPEKDDEGVVIGEAVATPDDFGRIAAFAAKQVINQRLRDIADEAVIGEFKGREGDIVSGVIQQGQNPKMVFIDLGTVEAVMPPEEQVPGEDYSHGNRIRVYVTSVTRGTKGPQVTVSRTHPQLVRKLFTMEVPEIQSGLVEIVALAREAGHRTKIAVKATDPAINAKGACIGELGRRVRAVTEELNEEKIDIVDFSTDLPTFVSNALSPAKVSDAFVLDAATKAVRALVPDYQLSLAIGKEGQNARLAAKLTGAKIDIQPDSVMDED, encoded by the coding sequence GTGGACATCGATCTCAGAGTTCTCAAGCTCATGGAAACCGAAAAAGGTATTCCCTTCGATGAGTTGGTAGAGATCATCGAACAGGCCATCCTCACCGCCTACCAAAAGCACATGGTTCAGGCTGAGCCTCGTGTTGCGCCGGTGAAGAACCCTAAGAGCGCAACTGGACTCGGTGGTGGTGCAGGTTCTGCAGACACCGATACTCCTCGTGCGCCTCGTGTTGCTCCTGAGCTTCCTGAAGCTCGCGTTGAACTCGACCGCAAGACCGGAATCGTGACCATCTTTGTTCCTGAGAAGGACGATGAAGGCGTCGTCATCGGTGAAGCAGTAGCAACCCCCGACGACTTCGGCCGAATTGCCGCATTTGCAGCCAAGCAGGTCATCAACCAGCGTCTGCGCGACATCGCAGACGAGGCCGTAATTGGCGAGTTCAAGGGCCGTGAGGGCGACATCGTTTCCGGTGTGATCCAGCAGGGTCAGAACCCCAAGATGGTCTTCATCGACCTCGGCACCGTTGAGGCAGTGATGCCTCCAGAAGAGCAGGTTCCTGGCGAGGATTACTCACACGGTAACCGTATTCGTGTCTACGTCACCTCGGTCACCCGCGGAACCAAGGGTCCACAGGTCACTGTTTCTCGCACCCACCCTCAGCTCGTGCGCAAGCTCTTCACAATGGAAGTTCCTGAAATTCAGAGCGGCCTGGTTGAAATCGTTGCCTTGGCCCGCGAAGCAGGCCACCGCACCAAGATTGCGGTGAAGGCAACGGATCCTGCGATCAACGCTAAGGGTGCGTGCATCGGTGAGCTCGGACGTCGTGTTCGTGCCGTCACCGAAGAGCTCAACGAGGAAAAGATCGACATCGTCGACTTCTCCACCGACCTTCCCACCTTCGTGTCGAACGCTCTCTCACCAGCCAAGGTGTCGGACGCATTCGTTCTCGATGCAGCTACCAAGGCTGTTCGTGCCCTCGTTCCCGACTACCAGCTCTCGCTGGCAATCGGTAAGGAAGGCCAGAACGCTCGCCTGGCGGCGAAGCTTACTGGTGCCAAGATCGACATCCAGCCTGACTCCGTCATGGACGAAGACTAG
- a CDS encoding YlxR family protein encodes MEPVRTCIGCRQRSDKSALLRVINVDGRVEADISGSAPGRGAWLHPTPECCNEAVKRRAFGRALRAEITDTETITQRLNG; translated from the coding sequence ATGGAACCTGTAAGGACGTGCATCGGCTGCCGTCAGCGCTCAGATAAGTCCGCTTTGTTGCGGGTTATCAACGTTGACGGCCGTGTTGAAGCGGATATTTCCGGTTCAGCGCCAGGTCGCGGTGCGTGGCTACACCCCACACCAGAGTGTTGCAATGAAGCAGTGAAGCGCCGAGCTTTCGGCAGAGCACTTCGCGCAGAAATTACTGACACTGAAACCATCACACAAAGGCTGAACGGCTAA
- the infB gene encoding translation initiation factor IF-2, with the protein MAAKPRVHEVAAEYGIDSKLALAKLKDLGEFVKGPSSTIEPPVARKLRNALEAEGMKPVPAGEAAAPAPKAPAKAAPAAEAPAAPAAPTPGPKPVAEAPAEAPAPAAEAPAAPAEGGEAAPKAAGGARPGNNPFASAQGMGTRPAGAPRPGNNPFASAQGMGTRPAGPNPGSIPRPMAPRPGGMPRPGGAGGAGRPGGPGRPGGAGTGFQRPGGAGGGFRPGGAGGAGAGAGAGAPARPGFGPNRPPAGGGGGRGRGPGGGTAGAFGRGGGKSKARKSKRTKRAEFELREAPSLGGVSVPRGDGNTVIRLRRGASIADFADKINATPGNLVTVLFHLGEMATATESIDEATFEILGEELGFKIQIVSPEEEDKELLDAFNIDLEQELEDETDEDLEIRPPVVTVMGHVDHGKTRLLDAIRKTNVIAGEAGGITQHIGAYQVHANHEGVDRLITFIDTPGHEAFTAMRARGAQVTDIAILVVAADDGIMPQTIEALNHAQAAGVPIVVAVNKVDKPDANPAKVRQQLTEYNLVAEEYGGDVMFVDVSALSGMGVTELLDAVLLTADAGLDLRANPNKDARGIAIEARLDKGRGAVATVLIESGTLRVGDAIVAGTAYGRVRAMVDENGVAVEAATPSRPVQVQGLSSVPRAGDTFLVTEDDRTARQIAEKREAAERNAQLAKARKRISLEDFTKALEDGKVESLNLIIKGDVSGAVEALEESLLKIEVDDSVQLRIIHRGVGAVTESDVNLATVDNAVIIGFNVRPDTKARERAMREGVDIRFYSVIYSALEDIENSLKGMLKPEFEEVQSGVAEIREIFRSSKFGNIAGCIVRSGTITRNSKARVIREGIVIADGLAIESLRRFKDDATEVKTDFECGIGLGKYNDIQIGDEIETIELKEKPRV; encoded by the coding sequence GTGGCTGCCAAACCACGCGTACACGAAGTTGCTGCCGAATACGGCATCGACAGCAAGCTTGCTCTAGCCAAGCTTAAAGATCTCGGTGAGTTCGTTAAGGGACCATCGTCAACCATTGAGCCTCCCGTAGCGCGCAAGCTGCGTAACGCTCTTGAAGCAGAAGGCATGAAGCCTGTTCCTGCTGGAGAAGCTGCAGCACCTGCTCCAAAGGCTCCTGCGAAGGCAGCTCCCGCTGCTGAAGCTCCCGCAGCACCTGCTGCCCCCACTCCTGGCCCCAAGCCAGTAGCTGAGGCACCTGCTGAAGCGCCTGCGCCTGCCGCAGAAGCTCCCGCAGCTCCTGCTGAGGGTGGCGAGGCTGCACCTAAGGCTGCTGGTGGCGCACGCCCCGGTAACAACCCCTTTGCTTCTGCTCAGGGCATGGGTACTCGCCCCGCGGGTGCTCCACGTCCCGGTAACAACCCCTTTGCATCTGCACAGGGCATGGGAACCCGCCCCGCGGGCCCTAACCCAGGCAGCATTCCCCGCCCCATGGCTCCTCGTCCCGGCGGCATGCCACGTCCCGGCGGTGCCGGTGGCGCAGGTCGTCCCGGTGGTCCAGGTCGTCCAGGTGGTGCAGGAACTGGTTTCCAGCGTCCAGGTGGTGCTGGCGGCGGATTCCGTCCCGGTGGTGCTGGTGGAGCTGGTGCAGGTGCTGGAGCAGGCGCTCCCGCACGTCCCGGTTTTGGCCCTAACCGTCCCCCCGCAGGTGGCGGTGGCGGCCGTGGCCGTGGTCCCGGCGGTGGAACCGCTGGTGCTTTCGGTCGTGGCGGCGGAAAGTCTAAGGCACGTAAGTCGAAGAGAACAAAAAGAGCAGAGTTTGAACTCCGCGAGGCACCCTCGCTTGGTGGCGTAAGCGTTCCTCGTGGTGACGGTAACACTGTCATTCGTCTACGCCGCGGTGCATCGATTGCTGACTTCGCAGACAAGATCAATGCAACCCCCGGTAACTTGGTGACCGTTCTGTTCCACCTGGGTGAAATGGCAACCGCTACTGAGTCCATCGACGAGGCCACATTCGAAATCCTTGGTGAAGAACTGGGCTTCAAGATCCAGATCGTCTCGCCTGAGGAAGAAGACAAGGAACTCCTCGACGCCTTCAACATCGACCTCGAGCAGGAGCTCGAAGACGAAACAGATGAAGACCTCGAGATTCGTCCTCCAGTCGTCACCGTGATGGGTCACGTTGACCACGGTAAGACTCGTTTGCTCGATGCCATCCGTAAGACCAACGTCATTGCGGGTGAAGCTGGTGGAATCACCCAGCACATCGGTGCATACCAAGTCCACGCCAACCACGAAGGCGTCGACCGTCTCATTACCTTCATTGATACCCCCGGTCACGAGGCGTTCACCGCCATGCGTGCACGTGGTGCTCAGGTTACCGACATCGCGATCCTCGTGGTCGCAGCAGATGACGGCATCATGCCTCAGACCATTGAGGCACTAAACCACGCTCAGGCAGCTGGCGTTCCCATCGTTGTTGCTGTCAACAAGGTGGACAAGCCAGATGCGAACCCTGCAAAGGTTCGTCAGCAGCTGACCGAATACAACCTGGTTGCCGAAGAATACGGTGGAGACGTCATGTTCGTTGACGTATCTGCACTCTCGGGCATGGGTGTGACAGAACTGCTTGACGCTGTTCTCCTCACCGCAGACGCCGGTCTTGACCTGCGTGCGAACCCCAACAAGGACGCTCGCGGTATTGCGATTGAAGCTCGTCTGGACAAGGGACGCGGTGCTGTTGCTACCGTGCTCATCGAGTCTGGAACTCTTCGCGTCGGTGACGCCATTGTTGCGGGTACTGCTTATGGTCGTGTTCGTGCCATGGTCGACGAGAACGGTGTTGCTGTTGAGGCTGCAACTCCTTCTCGCCCCGTCCAGGTTCAGGGTCTGTCTTCCGTGCCTCGTGCCGGTGACACCTTCCTTGTTACCGAGGATGACCGTACTGCTCGTCAGATCGCTGAAAAGCGTGAAGCTGCAGAGCGCAACGCTCAGCTGGCTAAGGCTCGCAAGCGCATCTCACTTGAAGACTTCACCAAGGCACTTGAAGATGGCAAGGTTGAGTCCCTCAACCTCATCATCAAGGGTGACGTTTCCGGTGCTGTTGAAGCACTGGAAGAGTCCTTGCTCAAGATCGAGGTTGATGACAGCGTTCAGCTACGCATCATCCACCGTGGTGTTGGTGCTGTTACCGAGAGCGATGTTAACCTCGCAACCGTTGATAACGCTGTCATCATCGGCTTCAACGTTCGTCCCGACACCAAGGCACGTGAGCGTGCCATGCGTGAAGGTGTCGACATCCGCTTCTACTCGGTCATCTACTCGGCACTCGAGGACATTGAGAACTCCCTCAAGGGCATGCTCAAGCCTGAGTTCGAAGAGGTTCAGTCCGGTGTTGCAGAGATCCGCGAGATCTTCCGCTCGAGCAAGTTCGGCAACATCGCCGGATGTATTGTCCGCAGCGGAACGATTACTCGTAACTCGAAGGCACGCGTTATCCGCGAGGGTATCGTTATCGCCGATGGCCTAGCCATCGAGTCTCTGCGTCGCTTCAAGGACGACGCCACTGAGGTCAAGACTGACTTCGAATGTGGTATCGGTCTGGGTAAGTACAACGACATCCAAATCGGCGATGAGATCGAGACCATCGAACTCAAGGAAAAGCCCCGCGTTTAA
- the rbfA gene encoding 30S ribosome-binding factor RbfA — MVDHARARKLGELIKVIVAQALERGVIKDTRLGFVTITDVRMTGDLQHASIFYTVYGTDEEREETAAALKANTGRIRGEVGRGLTVRLTPTIEFILDALPDSAKSIDDLLAKAHAQDEEVEALAKKAKYAGDEDPYVKPREVSDED, encoded by the coding sequence ATGGTTGATCACGCGAGAGCTCGTAAGCTCGGTGAACTCATTAAGGTCATCGTCGCGCAGGCACTAGAGCGCGGCGTTATCAAGGACACTCGTCTGGGCTTCGTCACGATCACTGACGTGCGCATGACTGGTGACCTCCAGCACGCCTCCATCTTCTACACCGTCTATGGCACCGATGAAGAGCGTGAAGAAACAGCTGCTGCGCTCAAGGCCAACACGGGACGTATTCGTGGTGAAGTGGGTCGCGGTCTGACCGTGCGCCTGACGCCCACCATCGAATTCATCCTGGACGCTTTGCCCGACAGCGCCAAGTCAATTGATGACTTGCTGGCTAAGGCTCACGCTCAGGACGAAGAGGTAGAAGCCCTCGCAAAGAAGGCGAAATACGCAGGGGATGAAGACCCCTATGTGAAGCCTCGTGAAGTTTCTGACGAAGACTAA
- a CDS encoding 2TM domain-containing protein, translating to MNETEMREFAKKRLKKQADFKQYLWVWAGVSALLTVIWFMTTPGTYFWPAWAIFGMGIGAFFAGLDAYGKDPKFITDEAIDAEVARIKSKNNK from the coding sequence ATGAACGAAACAGAGATGCGTGAATTCGCTAAAAAGCGCCTCAAGAAACAAGCTGATTTCAAGCAATACCTCTGGGTGTGGGCTGGGGTCTCAGCACTTCTGACTGTCATTTGGTTTATGACGACCCCCGGAACATACTTTTGGCCAGCCTGGGCAATCTTCGGTATGGGGATCGGTGCATTCTTTGCCGGGCTGGACGCCTATGGCAAAGATCCCAAGTTCATTACTGACGAAGCCATCGATGCTGAAGTTGCACGCATCAAATCCAAGAACAACAAATAA
- a CDS encoding A/G-specific adenine glycosylase — MQQEIIDWFETGGRDLPWRQPGFTPWGSLVSEFMLQQTPVARVIPKLDEFLTRWPTPAALAASPSGDAVRAWANLGYPRRALWLHACAVTITEKFNGQVPSNVDDLLSLPGVGPYTARAIAVFAFGGHEPVVDTNIRRVIARHNQGNADQGPPSTKRDLEAMAALLPTPDLSPAFNAGIMELGALICTARNPQCEICPIARTCAWKNAGYPEHVGPKKTVQKKYEGSDRQARGAVMKILREAHRTVSTSELNDCWPDKAQLGRAISGLLKDGLIELVADDSYQLPA; from the coding sequence GTGCAGCAGGAGATTATTGACTGGTTTGAAACCGGCGGTAGAGATCTACCTTGGCGCCAGCCTGGCTTCACCCCGTGGGGTTCTCTTGTTTCTGAGTTCATGCTGCAGCAAACCCCAGTGGCACGTGTTATTCCCAAACTGGACGAGTTCCTGACCCGCTGGCCCACCCCGGCCGCGCTGGCGGCATCACCGTCCGGTGATGCCGTGAGAGCGTGGGCAAACCTGGGTTATCCCCGCAGGGCACTCTGGTTACACGCCTGCGCAGTCACCATTACGGAGAAGTTCAACGGTCAAGTCCCGAGCAATGTGGATGACCTACTTTCTCTGCCCGGTGTTGGCCCCTATACAGCCCGAGCAATTGCGGTCTTTGCTTTCGGCGGGCATGAACCTGTGGTGGATACCAACATTCGTCGGGTCATTGCCCGACACAACCAAGGCAATGCCGATCAAGGACCGCCGTCAACAAAGCGTGACCTTGAAGCAATGGCCGCCTTGTTACCAACTCCAGATCTCTCCCCCGCTTTCAACGCCGGCATTATGGAACTTGGTGCACTCATCTGCACCGCTCGGAATCCTCAGTGTGAGATATGCCCCATTGCCCGGACCTGTGCCTGGAAAAACGCCGGTTACCCCGAACACGTGGGACCCAAGAAAACGGTTCAAAAGAAATACGAAGGCAGCGACCGACAAGCTCGCGGAGCTGTGATGAAAATTCTTCGCGAAGCTCACCGAACCGTGTCAACTTCAGAACTGAACGATTGCTGGCCAGACAAGGCCCAGCTTGGACGAGCAATTTCCGGGCTTCTCAAAGACGGCTTGATTGAGCTTGTCGCTGATGACAGCTACCAACTCCCGGCGTAA
- a CDS encoding carotenoid biosynthesis protein, translating into MSNSTAPKTSVGLWLLLAVSFAAAFVPAGTPGSITLVIGLMPVTFSMWHFIRWAGARTAWLSFLAVVVISFSGEAFGVATGLVFGNYYYPDGPLGPLLLGVPPLIQLQYFAMAYASLMVARSIGGVLTTAARGWWLVSVSAMAAFGMTLLDLASDPWHATVLQQWIWRDGGPYFGIPLHNFFGWFFETLAFLLVVQALLNSKKALAKMAEVKPRGFWLQGVLLYGTFPFTIALTPLIQGAAFSQANVDIAVAMVCVALFAVVPLWLAALMSLKKVSSTS; encoded by the coding sequence ATGTCGAACTCCACTGCACCAAAAACCTCAGTAGGTTTGTGGCTGCTTCTTGCCGTATCTTTTGCAGCAGCTTTCGTCCCTGCAGGAACTCCTGGAAGCATCACTCTGGTCATCGGGCTGATGCCGGTCACGTTCTCCATGTGGCATTTCATTCGCTGGGCTGGGGCCCGGACCGCGTGGCTCTCATTTCTTGCTGTTGTGGTGATTAGTTTCTCGGGTGAAGCTTTCGGTGTTGCCACAGGCCTCGTTTTTGGAAACTATTACTACCCCGATGGCCCACTGGGACCACTTCTTTTGGGTGTTCCTCCTCTGATTCAGCTGCAGTACTTCGCCATGGCCTATGCGTCGTTGATGGTTGCACGCTCCATCGGAGGAGTGTTGACCACTGCTGCCAGAGGTTGGTGGCTCGTTTCCGTATCCGCCATGGCGGCATTTGGTATGACACTGCTGGACCTGGCAAGTGATCCTTGGCATGCCACGGTGCTGCAGCAGTGGATCTGGCGTGATGGTGGCCCCTACTTCGGTATTCCCCTGCACAACTTCTTTGGCTGGTTCTTCGAAACCCTCGCTTTCCTCCTGGTAGTTCAGGCACTGCTGAACTCAAAGAAAGCCTTGGCAAAAATGGCCGAGGTTAAACCACGAGGTTTCTGGCTTCAAGGCGTCTTGCTTTATGGCACGTTCCCCTTCACCATCGCGTTGACTCCCCTGATTCAGGGAGCTGCTTTCTCCCAAGCAAACGTGGATATTGCCGTGGCCATGGTCTGTGTTGCGCTGTTTGCCGTGGTTCCACTGTGGCTCGCGGCCCTGATGTCACTCAAAAAGGTGAGTTCAACCTCATAA
- a CDS encoding VIT1/CCC1 transporter family protein: MISTTLKGADPHEYDHSHPDLAGGWLRASVFGAMDGLVSNIALIAGIGAAGANAQTVVLTGAAGLVAGAFSMALGEYASVKTANEQVDSELEIERQAHARNPEGEENELVLNFIEMGMAEKTARFAAAEVHQNKEQAARIHIAQELGVDPDSKPSPWVAASSSFAMFASGAFIPLIPYALGFESLALGLGVGGVGLLVAGGLAARFTRKSWWKSALRQLFFGAIAVTATYLVGSLLGVGGA, translated from the coding sequence ATGATCTCCACCACACTCAAGGGCGCTGATCCGCACGAATACGATCACTCCCACCCCGACCTCGCAGGCGGATGGCTTCGTGCATCCGTCTTCGGTGCGATGGATGGTCTTGTGTCGAACATTGCCCTCATTGCAGGTATTGGAGCAGCAGGTGCAAACGCGCAGACAGTTGTGCTCACCGGCGCTGCTGGGCTTGTAGCTGGTGCATTCTCCATGGCCCTCGGTGAATATGCTTCGGTCAAGACCGCCAATGAGCAGGTAGATTCCGAACTTGAGATTGAGCGTCAAGCTCACGCCCGCAACCCTGAGGGTGAAGAGAACGAACTCGTTCTCAACTTCATCGAGATGGGCATGGCAGAAAAAACTGCCCGTTTTGCCGCTGCAGAGGTTCACCAAAACAAAGAACAAGCAGCTCGCATCCACATTGCCCAAGAACTCGGTGTGGATCCAGATTCCAAGCCTTCGCCTTGGGTTGCGGCGTCGTCCTCGTTCGCCATGTTTGCAAGCGGTGCATTCATTCCACTTATCCCTTACGCGCTTGGTTTCGAATCTCTCGCGCTGGGGCTTGGCGTGGGCGGCGTTGGACTCTTGGTAGCTGGTGGCCTTGCAGCACGCTTCACGCGCAAGTCATGGTGGAAGAGTGCCCTCCGCCAGCTGTTCTTCGGCGCTATCGCAGTGACCGCGACATACCTAGTTGGTTCCCTGTTAGGCGTTGGCGGAGCGTAA